A region from the Desulfovibrio sp. ZJ209 genome encodes:
- the tmk gene encoding dTMP kinase, whose translation MFVTFEGIEGSGKSTALRLLAAYLQERGHDPVLTREPGGSTLGRSLRPILLDARTRGLSSRAELHLFLADRAQHVSEIIRPALEAGQTVLCDRFSDSTLAYQGYGRGHDVERLRRINAQATGGLAPDLTLLLDLSVAEGLERAGERNRAEGTVLSEGRFDSESLDFHERVREGYLALAAAEPGRIAVIDATQAPEDVLLQCLSALEERLHHRGTGIA comes from the coding sequence ATGTTTGTCACTTTTGAAGGCATAGAAGGCTCGGGCAAGTCCACGGCCCTGCGCCTCCTCGCCGCCTATTTGCAGGAGCGCGGGCACGACCCGGTGCTCACGCGCGAGCCGGGCGGCAGCACCCTTGGCCGCAGCCTGCGCCCCATCCTGCTGGACGCGCGCACGCGCGGCCTCTCCAGCCGGGCGGAGCTGCACCTCTTTCTCGCCGACCGCGCCCAGCATGTGTCCGAGATTATCCGGCCCGCGCTGGAGGCCGGCCAGACCGTGCTCTGCGACCGTTTTTCGGATTCCACCCTCGCCTACCAGGGCTATGGCCGCGGCCATGATGTGGAGCGGCTGCGCCGCATCAACGCCCAGGCCACCGGGGGCCTTGCGCCCGACCTCACCCTGCTCCTCGACCTTAGCGTGGCCGAGGGGCTGGAGCGCGCGGGCGAGCGCAACCGCGCCGAGGGCACCGTGCTCTCGGAGGGGCGCTTCGATTCCGAAAGCCTGGACTTTCACGAGCGCGTGCGCGAGGGCTATCTCGCCCTGGCCGCCGCCGAGCCCGGGCGCATCGCCGTCATCGACGCCACGCAGGCGCCCGAGGACGTGCTGCTCCAGTGCCTTTCCGCGCTGGAGGAGCGGCTGCACCACCGCGGCACCGGCATTGCCTGA
- a CDS encoding histone deacetylase: MIEPLTASRTLGVVFFPAFDWAISPTHPEREERLLYTRDQLQEEGLFDIPGISEHRPVFASHAQLERAHFCLPSAGAVSTESHLAAAGGAITAARLVMEHRTDRAFALVRPPGHHAMRVVHGNRGFCNINNEAVMVEYIRDHYPHPEGRPLRVAIVDTDVHHGDGSQDIFWNDPHTLFISLHQDGRTLYPGTGFLGEDGGPGARGRTINIPLPPETSDEGYLYAMRNAVLPMLEDFRPDIIINSAGQDNHFTDPLANMRLSAQGYAALTTALNPDIAVLEGGYAIRGALPYVNLGICLALAGIPAAGEIREPGWTPGAIRQRPRVAEYIARLCEEVLDRYFRPPARPAEGKEDKGWWARPRRIFYDTDMLSERQNESWRLCGDCSGLGRIETASERVPRSLCLLVPRHACPACRAEGKRLAEEARKSGRYAHVRLLDGDAADTTAEKAPEHILNN, encoded by the coding sequence ATGATTGAGCCGCTCACGGCCAGCCGCACGCTCGGCGTGGTCTTCTTCCCCGCGTTCGACTGGGCCATCTCGCCCACGCATCCCGAGCGGGAGGAGCGCCTGCTCTACACGCGCGACCAGCTCCAGGAGGAAGGCCTCTTCGACATCCCGGGCATCAGCGAGCACCGGCCGGTCTTCGCGAGCCACGCGCAGCTCGAGCGCGCGCACTTCTGCCTGCCCTCGGCCGGCGCCGTGAGCACGGAATCGCACCTCGCCGCGGCCGGGGGCGCCATCACGGCGGCGCGCCTCGTCATGGAGCACAGGACAGACCGGGCCTTCGCGCTGGTGCGGCCCCCCGGGCACCACGCCATGCGCGTGGTCCACGGCAACCGCGGCTTCTGCAACATCAACAATGAAGCCGTCATGGTGGAGTATATCCGCGACCATTATCCGCACCCCGAGGGCCGCCCCCTGCGCGTGGCCATCGTGGATACGGACGTGCACCACGGCGACGGCAGTCAGGACATCTTCTGGAACGACCCCCACACCCTCTTCATCTCGCTGCACCAGGACGGCCGCACGCTCTACCCGGGCACGGGCTTCCTCGGCGAGGACGGCGGCCCGGGCGCGCGCGGGCGCACCATCAACATCCCGCTCCCGCCTGAGACCTCGGACGAGGGCTATCTCTACGCCATGCGCAACGCCGTCCTCCCCATGCTGGAGGATTTCAGGCCGGACATCATCATCAATTCCGCCGGGCAGGACAACCATTTCACCGACCCGCTCGCCAACATGCGCCTTTCGGCCCAGGGCTATGCGGCGCTGACAACGGCCCTGAACCCGGACATCGCCGTGCTGGAGGGCGGCTACGCCATTCGCGGGGCGCTGCCGTATGTGAACCTCGGCATCTGCCTCGCTCTGGCGGGCATCCCGGCGGCGGGCGAGATCCGCGAGCCCGGCTGGACGCCGGGGGCCATCCGCCAGAGGCCGCGGGTGGCCGAATATATCGCGCGCCTCTGCGAGGAGGTGCTGGACCGCTATTTCCGGCCGCCGGCGCGCCCGGCCGAGGGCAAGGAAGATAAAGGCTGGTGGGCGCGGCCCCGGCGCATCTTTTATGACACAGACATGCTGAGCGAGCGCCAGAACGAAAGCTGGCGCCTGTGCGGCGACTGCTCGGGACTCGGGCGCATCGAGACGGCATCGGAGCGCGTGCCGCGCTCCCTCTGCCTGCTCGTGCCGCGCCATGCCTGCCCGGCCTGCCGGGCCGAGGGCAAGCGCCTGGCCGAAGAAGCGCGCAAGAGCGGGCGCTACGCCCATGTGCGCCTGCTGGACGGCGACGCCGCGGACACGACGGCAGAGAAGGCGCCCGAACACATCCTTAACAACTAG
- a CDS encoding saccharopine dehydrogenase family protein — MTDILIIGAGGVGSVVAHKCAQAKRETGVFGKITLASRTLSRCEAVAASVRERLGVDIATAQVDADDVPALCALMREVKPAIVCNIALPYQDLHIMDACLECGAHYLDTANYEPPDTARFEYKWQWAYRDRFREAGLTALLGSGFDPGVTNVFAAWALKHELDEVHVLDIIDCNAGSHGQAFATNFNPEINIREVTARGRYWEHGEWAETDPLSWSMDYDFPDGIGKKKCYLMYHEELESLVRHLRGIRRARFWMTFSESYLNHLEVLGNVGMTRIDPVRFHGQDIVPIQFLAALLPDPASLGPLTTGRTCIGDVLRGVKNGQPRAVYVYNICDHGACYREVGSQAISYTTGVPAMIGTKLIAEGLWRRPGVWNMEEFDPDPFMADLNRFGLPWNCVEVPAD, encoded by the coding sequence ATGACGGACATCCTCATCATCGGCGCGGGCGGCGTGGGCAGCGTGGTGGCCCACAAGTGCGCGCAGGCCAAGCGCGAGACCGGCGTTTTCGGCAAGATCACGCTGGCGAGCCGCACACTCTCCCGCTGCGAGGCCGTGGCCGCCAGCGTGCGCGAGCGCCTTGGCGTGGACATCGCCACCGCGCAGGTCGATGCGGACGATGTGCCCGCGCTCTGCGCGCTCATGCGCGAGGTAAAGCCGGCCATCGTGTGCAATATCGCGCTCCCGTACCAGGACCTGCACATCATGGACGCCTGCCTCGAGTGCGGGGCGCACTATCTCGACACCGCCAATTACGAGCCGCCGGACACCGCGCGCTTCGAGTACAAGTGGCAGTGGGCCTACCGCGACCGCTTCCGCGAGGCCGGCCTCACCGCCCTGCTCGGCTCCGGCTTCGACCCCGGCGTGACCAATGTGTTCGCCGCCTGGGCGCTCAAGCACGAGCTCGACGAAGTGCATGTGCTCGACATCATCGACTGCAATGCCGGCAGCCACGGCCAGGCCTTCGCCACCAACTTCAACCCCGAGATCAACATCCGCGAGGTCACGGCGCGCGGGCGCTACTGGGAGCACGGGGAATGGGCGGAGACCGACCCGCTCTCCTGGTCCATGGACTACGACTTCCCGGACGGCATCGGCAAAAAGAAGTGCTACCTCATGTACCATGAGGAGCTGGAATCGCTGGTGCGCCACCTGCGCGGCATCCGCCGGGCGCGCTTCTGGATGACTTTTTCCGAAAGCTACCTCAACCACCTCGAGGTGCTCGGCAATGTGGGCATGACCCGCATCGACCCGGTGCGCTTCCACGGGCAGGACATCGTGCCCATCCAGTTCCTGGCGGCGCTTTTGCCCGACCCGGCCTCTCTGGGGCCGCTCACCACGGGGCGCACCTGCATCGGCGATGTCTTGCGCGGCGTGAAGAACGGCCAGCCGCGCGCGGTCTATGTGTACAATATCTGCGACCACGGCGCCTGCTACCGCGAGGTGGGCTCGCAGGCCATTTCCTACACCACGGGCGTGCCGGCCATGATCGGCACCAAGCTCATCGCCGAAGGCCTGTGGCGCCGCCCCGGCGTGTGGAACATGGAGGAATTCGACCCCGACCCCTTCATGGCGGACCTCAACCGCTTCGGCCTGCCCTGGAACTGCGTGGAAGTTCCCGCGGACTGA
- the nspC gene encoding carboxynorspermidine decarboxylase, translating into MRGDCLDLLLAQDSPAPSPCFVLDECRLAENAAILDGVQKATGAKILLALKGFAAWATFPLLSRAGRGPLWGVCASSVDEARLGREDFGGEVHAFAAAWSEEEFRELLTLCDHIVFNSLAQWRRFRPLAEAARAAGKSREVSFGLRLNPEHSEGAVPIYDPCAPGSRLGIRPAQLAAGAAPGELEGISGLHFHTLCEQGADALARTLDAVEEKFAPWISALPQEGRWLNFGGGHHITKPGYDRALLCRLIGRWRDRYGAQVYLEPGEAVALDAGWLTATVLDVVEADMPVAVLDVSAACHMPDVLEMPYRPGVYYSAPDGAPRRAAEAGADAWTCRLAGKSCLAGDVIGEYAFAAPLTVGRRLVFADMAIYSMVKTTTFNGLRLPSIAICRCADADPQAPAGERFRILRRFGYEDFRGRLS; encoded by the coding sequence ATGCGCGGGGACTGCCTCGACCTTTTGCTGGCGCAGGATTCGCCCGCGCCCTCGCCCTGCTTCGTGCTCGACGAGTGCCGGCTTGCCGAAAACGCCGCCATCCTCGACGGCGTGCAAAAGGCCACAGGCGCGAAGATCCTGCTGGCGCTCAAGGGCTTTGCGGCCTGGGCGACCTTTCCCCTGCTCTCGCGCGCGGGCCGGGGGCCGCTGTGGGGCGTGTGCGCGAGCTCGGTGGACGAGGCGCGCCTCGGCCGGGAGGACTTCGGCGGCGAGGTGCACGCCTTCGCGGCCGCGTGGAGCGAGGAGGAATTCCGCGAGCTGCTCACCCTCTGCGACCATATCGTGTTCAATTCCCTCGCCCAGTGGCGGCGCTTCCGGCCTTTGGCCGAGGCCGCACGCGCTGCCGGGAAAAGCCGCGAGGTGAGCTTTGGCCTGCGCCTGAACCCGGAGCATTCCGAGGGCGCCGTGCCCATTTACGACCCCTGCGCGCCAGGCTCGCGCCTGGGCATCCGGCCGGCGCAGCTTGCGGCCGGGGCCGCGCCGGGCGAGCTCGAGGGCATTTCCGGGCTCCACTTCCACACCCTCTGCGAGCAGGGGGCCGACGCGCTTGCGCGTACCCTGGATGCTGTGGAGGAAAAGTTCGCGCCCTGGATAAGCGCGCTCCCCCAGGAAGGGCGCTGGCTCAATTTCGGCGGCGGCCACCACATCACGAAGCCCGGCTACGACCGCGCCCTGCTCTGCCGGCTCATCGGGCGCTGGCGCGACCGATACGGCGCGCAGGTCTATCTCGAGCCCGGCGAGGCCGTGGCCCTCGATGCGGGCTGGCTCACGGCCACGGTGCTCGACGTGGTTGAAGCCGACATGCCCGTGGCCGTGCTGGACGTTTCCGCCGCGTGCCACATGCCGGACGTGCTCGAGATGCCCTACCGCCCCGGGGTGTATTACAGCGCTCCCGACGGCGCCCCCCGCAGGGCGGCCGAAGCCGGGGCGGACGCGTGGACCTGCCGGCTCGCGGGCAAGTCCTGCCTCGCCGGGGATGTCATCGGGGAGTACGCCTTTGCCGCGCCGCTCACGGTGGGGCGGCGCCTCGTCTTCGCGGACATGGCCATCTACAGCATGGTGAAGACCACCACCTTCAACGGCCTGAGGCTCCCCTCCATCGCGATCTGCCGCTGTGCGGACGCCGACCCGCAGGCTCCCGCGGGCGAGCGCTTCCGCATCCTGCGCCGCTTCGGCTACGAGGACTTCCGCGGGCGCCTCTCCTGA
- the pyk gene encoding pyruvate kinase produces the protein MRTKIVATIGPASNTKEKLKALAGAGVSVFRLNFSHGSASDFIKIINYIREVEAELHRPITIMQDLSGPKIRLGVVPEKSIQVTKGMKLLLGPSDKRVEELAYLPFDHEVILESLEPGDRMVLADGGLQFVVKERRDDGLVLLVAGNDGIVTSRKGLALPGKATKVRALTEKDKKDLEDGLALGVDAVAISYVQTADDVREAKELIAKSGRRVPVVVKLERQSAVDNLDAILAETDIVMVARGDLGVECPLPLLPALQKRIISACNQASKPVIVATQMLLSMVNNPVPTRAETTDVANAVLDGADCVMMSEETAMGNFPVETVQFMRMITTEAEKLLLDHRKLEEPESDKGIPEFLAYSACLLADKADAKAIVSHSVSGGSARQVSARRPPQAIYALTPDPSTIKALNFAWGVTPVFVDKDHIGQTHLERAEEFINNSKDFKVNDCAVITAGQIKDSATPRGTNLVKIYWK, from the coding sequence ATGAGAACCAAGATCGTCGCCACTATCGGGCCCGCCTCCAACACCAAGGAAAAGCTCAAGGCCCTGGCCGGGGCGGGCGTCAGCGTCTTCCGCCTCAATTTCTCGCACGGCAGCGCCTCGGATTTCATCAAGATCATCAACTATATCCGTGAGGTGGAGGCCGAACTCCACCGGCCCATCACCATCATGCAGGATCTCTCCGGCCCCAAGATCCGCCTCGGCGTGGTGCCGGAAAAATCCATCCAGGTCACCAAGGGCATGAAGCTTTTGCTCGGCCCGAGCGACAAGCGCGTGGAGGAGCTCGCCTACCTTCCCTTCGACCATGAGGTCATCCTCGAGAGCCTCGAGCCCGGCGACCGCATGGTGCTCGCCGACGGCGGCCTCCAGTTCGTGGTGAAGGAACGCCGCGACGACGGCCTCGTGCTGCTCGTGGCCGGCAACGACGGCATCGTGACCTCGCGCAAGGGCCTCGCGCTGCCCGGCAAGGCCACCAAGGTGCGGGCCCTCACCGAAAAGGACAAGAAGGACCTCGAGGACGGCCTGGCCCTCGGCGTGGACGCGGTCGCCATCTCATATGTGCAGACCGCCGACGACGTGCGCGAGGCCAAGGAGCTCATTGCCAAGTCCGGCCGGCGCGTGCCGGTGGTGGTCAAGCTGGAGCGCCAGAGCGCGGTGGACAACCTCGACGCCATCCTCGCCGAGACGGACATCGTCATGGTGGCCCGCGGCGACCTTGGCGTGGAGTGCCCGCTGCCGCTTTTGCCGGCCCTGCAGAAGCGCATTATCAGCGCCTGCAACCAGGCCTCCAAGCCGGTCATCGTGGCCACGCAGATGCTGCTCTCCATGGTCAACAACCCCGTCCCCACCCGCGCCGAGACCACGGACGTGGCCAATGCCGTGCTCGACGGCGCCGATTGCGTCATGATGAGCGAAGAGACGGCCATGGGCAATTTCCCGGTGGAGACCGTGCAGTTCATGCGCATGATCACCACCGAGGCCGAAAAGCTCCTGCTCGACCACCGCAAGCTGGAAGAGCCGGAGAGCGACAAGGGCATCCCGGAATTTCTCGCCTATTCCGCCTGCCTGCTCGCCGACAAGGCGGACGCCAAGGCCATCGTGTCGCACAGCGTTTCCGGCGGCTCGGCGCGGCAGGTTTCCGCCCGGCGCCCCCCGCAGGCCATCTACGCGCTCACGCCCGACCCCTCGACCATCAAGGCGCTCAACTTCGCCTGGGGCGTCACCCCCGTCTTTGTGGACAAGGACCACATCGGCCAGACACACCTCGAGCGCGCGGAAGAATTCATCAATAACAGCAAGGACTTCAAGGTCAACGACTGCGCGGTCATCACCGCCGGCCAGATCAAGGACTCGGCCACGCCGCGCGGCACCAACCTGGTCAAGATCTACTGGAAGTAG
- a CDS encoding HD domain-containing phosphohydrolase, translating to MAEKKASGAVPANINEEYYQISPEILGSFPKYRPPVDLFVFREDIAVLAPYSRKGTRLTNEQVEELAQLCAEGNVFVSRSDHPIYSRHIVRQLDLVLQDHNLKEAEIANICVHALYLRYAEFYAQPVKALFDPLYRDVQVVTEYLAQDPKRINAFMRRLFRRHDPAKHAVNSMIVGLWLWLQNPGDHDRKELDRMALALLVHDIGMSKVPPFLLDKKGALKPEEREKVWQHSLLGVKIMQKMEMVYDALLRICFEHHERLDGSGYPQRIKAGQVPAAAALAAVADSFSAMITERSYAPAKEPMDAARELAEDQRYDSGVARTLLAGYARNTFGTPQDMDAFVEQKD from the coding sequence ATGGCAGAAAAAAAAGCCTCCGGCGCCGTTCCCGCGAACATCAACGAAGAGTACTACCAGATCAGCCCGGAGATTCTGGGGAGCTTCCCCAAGTACCGGCCGCCGGTGGACCTCTTCGTGTTCCGCGAGGATATTGCCGTGCTTGCGCCCTATTCGCGCAAGGGGACGCGCCTCACCAACGAGCAGGTGGAGGAGCTCGCGCAGCTCTGCGCCGAGGGCAACGTCTTCGTCTCGCGCTCGGACCACCCCATCTATTCGCGGCACATCGTGCGCCAGCTCGACCTCGTGCTCCAGGACCACAACCTGAAGGAGGCCGAGATCGCCAATATCTGCGTGCACGCGCTCTACCTGCGCTATGCGGAGTTCTACGCGCAGCCCGTGAAGGCGCTTTTCGACCCGCTTTACCGCGACGTGCAGGTGGTCACGGAATACCTCGCGCAGGACCCCAAGCGCATCAACGCCTTCATGCGCCGCCTGTTCCGCAGGCATGACCCGGCGAAGCACGCGGTCAACAGCATGATCGTGGGGCTGTGGCTCTGGCTCCAGAACCCGGGCGACCACGATCGCAAGGAGCTCGACCGCATGGCGCTGGCCCTGCTCGTGCACGACATCGGCATGAGCAAGGTGCCCCCCTTCCTGCTCGACAAGAAGGGCGCGCTCAAGCCCGAAGAGCGTGAAAAGGTCTGGCAGCACTCGCTGCTCGGCGTGAAAATCATGCAGAAGATGGAGATGGTGTATGACGCCCTGCTCCGCATCTGCTTCGAGCATCACGAGCGCCTGGACGGCTCCGGCTATCCGCAGCGCATCAAGGCCGGCCAGGTGCCGGCCGCGGCGGCGCTGGCCGCCGTGGCGGACTCGTTCTCGGCCATGATCACCGAGCGCAGCTACGCGCCCGCCAAGGAACCCATGGACGCGGCGCGCGAGCTCGCGGAAGACCAGCGGTACGACAGCGGCGTGGCGCGCACCCTCCTCGCCGGCTATGCCCGAAATACTTTCGGCACCCCGCAGGACATGGACGCCTTTGTGGAACAGAAGGACTGA
- a CDS encoding histidine-type phosphatase, with product MRSLLLTLVFLACLGLLLPAGSQAPAHAAADDGGRLVKAVVLSRHGVRAPTQKHKILESWSERVWPVWPVKRGDLTPRGGELVTAMWGNLGAAFRKEGVLPANLCQRPADVYVRADTDERTRATARALLNALAPDCRLGFAVTSDPIDPLFHPVKAGLYTFDPIGAATDILTMTNGGLGQLQDDLATPLALVGRISAPVSAELCSHFGLPQECALSDIPNAVSVAPDGRSVNLTGSLAIASSLAEIFLLEYGEWPGVAAGWGQVTAPTLRQVLPVHAKVFDVVNRAPLVAWARGSSLLVEMGAALLGTHYDERCNKAALAVFVGHDTNIANLGALLGVNWQLEGYPVNGIPPASALMLELWEKNGAREVRVTFFAQPMAALHAPFPSEGPLSPAGLREHAPAMAHVTAPPIVGEARFSLEEFRDRIAEATAGAPLAPPQVPPLDFAREVAK from the coding sequence ATGCGCTCCCTGCTCCTCACGCTCGTATTTCTGGCCTGCCTCGGCCTGCTCCTGCCGGCCGGCTCGCAAGCCCCGGCGCATGCGGCAGCCGATGACGGCGGGCGCCTTGTAAAGGCCGTGGTGCTCTCGCGCCACGGCGTGCGCGCCCCCACCCAGAAGCACAAAATCCTCGAGTCGTGGAGCGAGCGCGTGTGGCCGGTGTGGCCGGTGAAACGCGGCGACCTCACCCCGCGCGGCGGTGAGCTCGTCACGGCCATGTGGGGCAATCTCGGGGCGGCCTTCCGCAAGGAGGGCGTCCTGCCGGCCAACCTGTGCCAGCGCCCGGCGGATGTCTATGTGCGCGCCGACACGGACGAACGCACCCGCGCCACGGCCCGCGCGCTCCTGAACGCGCTCGCGCCGGACTGCCGCCTCGGCTTCGCTGTCACGTCCGACCCCATCGACCCGCTCTTCCATCCCGTCAAGGCCGGGCTCTACACCTTTGACCCCATCGGCGCCGCCACGGACATCCTGACCATGACCAATGGCGGCCTCGGCCAGCTCCAGGACGACCTCGCCACGCCGCTCGCGCTGGTGGGGCGCATTTCCGCGCCGGTCTCGGCCGAATTGTGCTCCCATTTCGGGCTCCCGCAGGAGTGCGCCCTCTCCGACATCCCCAATGCCGTGAGCGTCGCTCCCGACGGGCGCAGCGTGAACCTCACCGGCAGCCTCGCCATCGCGTCGAGCCTCGCCGAGATCTTCCTGCTCGAATACGGCGAATGGCCCGGCGTGGCCGCCGGCTGGGGGCAGGTCACGGCGCCCACCCTGCGGCAGGTGCTTCCCGTCCACGCAAAGGTCTTCGACGTGGTCAACAGGGCGCCGCTGGTGGCCTGGGCCCGTGGCTCCTCCCTGCTGGTGGAGATGGGCGCGGCCCTGCTTGGCACCCACTATGACGAGCGCTGCAACAAGGCCGCGCTGGCGGTCTTCGTGGGGCATGACACCAATATCGCCAATTTGGGCGCGCTGCTTGGCGTCAACTGGCAGCTTGAGGGCTATCCCGTGAACGGCATCCCGCCGGCGTCCGCGCTCATGCTGGAGCTGTGGGAGAAAAACGGCGCCCGCGAAGTGCGCGTGACCTTTTTCGCCCAGCCCATGGCCGCCCTGCATGCGCCCTTCCCCTCGGAGGGCCCGCTCAGCCCCGCGGGCCTGCGCGAGCACGCGCCCGCGATGGCTCATGTGACGGCGCCGCCCATAGTGGGCGAAGCGCGCTTCTCCCTTGAGGAATTCCGCGACCGCATCGCCGAGGCCACGGCAGGCGCCCCGCTGGCGCCGCCGCAGGTGCCCCCGCTGGATTTCGCCCGCGAGGTGGCGAAATAG
- a CDS encoding PBP1A family penicillin-binding protein: MRIRFSWKKFLLWSFGLVIFCGLLGAGAVAALFYWASRDLPSVTRIEDYDPPQATTVLARNGETLGTLCNEKRYVISLREMSPFLPKAFLAAEDDSFYQHMGVDPVAILRAAINNFRKGHTGEGGSTITQQLIKQLLLTSERSYTRKMKEAILAYRIEKDLSKEEILTIYLNQIYLGEHAYGVEAAARTYFGKHAADITLAESAVIAGLPKAPSRYNPFRSPKAAKARQMYVLGRLRDLGWIDQQQYAQAAAEPLVYWSMPDGMGGPALWYLEEARRLLVEFFTESNLKALGVETTKSGEEYVYEAGLIVRTAMVPAQQDAAGNALRRGLEELDKRQGWRGAIQMEPDKVQSFGRDSSFTPQDLAGGAWARALVTAVEPGRALVALGQGYSGVIPVANMSWARKPNPKVAAANAPSIKDARQVLAPGDLIWVSAASMPAPEVAAAPAAKGRQAPKANAKNLVPYDPARVSKASPIVLRLQQEPLVQGALASLEPESGDVVALIGGYSFGDSHFNRATQARRQPGSSFKPVVYSTALDFGFTPSSIVLDAPFVYVNPYTNEVWRPSNYEHNYKGELPLWQALALSRNTCTVRVAQQVGIANVIQRAKAMGLEPHFPRELSVSLGAVAVSPLNLTQAYAAFANQGKGVRPRIITSITDAKGRELYRQDPEHWQALSPQNAYMMATLLKNVVNAGTGSRAKIDGRFIAGKTGTTNEEHDAWFVGFTPYLVTGVYVGYDQLQPLGRLEQGGRTAAPIFRYYRTVAEEFYEPKDFTMPEGIVMSGNMAYRADQPMEGVSATDGLETDPGEDTSEGGEDLMRQMF; this comes from the coding sequence ATGCGAATCCGCTTCTCCTGGAAGAAATTCCTGCTCTGGTCATTCGGCCTCGTGATTTTCTGCGGCCTGCTCGGCGCAGGCGCCGTGGCCGCGCTCTTCTACTGGGCCTCGCGTGACCTGCCCAGCGTGACCCGCATCGAGGACTACGATCCCCCCCAGGCCACCACGGTGCTCGCGCGCAACGGCGAGACCCTGGGCACGCTCTGCAACGAAAAGCGCTATGTGATCAGCCTCAGGGAGATGTCGCCCTTCCTCCCCAAGGCCTTTCTCGCCGCCGAGGACGATTCCTTCTACCAGCACATGGGCGTGGACCCGGTGGCCATCCTGCGCGCGGCGATCAACAATTTCCGCAAGGGGCACACGGGCGAGGGCGGCAGCACCATCACGCAGCAGCTCATCAAGCAGCTGTTGCTCACCTCCGAGCGCAGCTACACGCGCAAGATGAAGGAGGCCATCCTCGCCTACCGCATCGAGAAAGACCTCTCCAAGGAAGAGATCCTCACCATCTACCTGAACCAGATCTATCTCGGGGAGCACGCCTACGGCGTGGAGGCCGCGGCGCGCACCTATTTCGGCAAGCACGCGGCCGACATCACCCTTGCCGAGAGCGCGGTCATCGCCGGGCTGCCCAAGGCGCCCTCACGCTACAATCCCTTCCGCTCCCCCAAGGCCGCCAAGGCCCGGCAGATGTATGTCCTCGGGCGCCTGCGCGATCTGGGGTGGATCGACCAGCAGCAGTACGCCCAGGCCGCGGCCGAGCCGCTTGTCTACTGGAGCATGCCCGACGGCATGGGCGGGCCGGCCCTCTGGTATCTGGAAGAGGCACGGCGCCTGCTCGTCGAGTTTTTCACCGAGAGCAACCTCAAGGCTCTCGGCGTGGAGACGACCAAGTCCGGCGAGGAATATGTCTACGAGGCGGGCCTCATCGTGCGCACGGCCATGGTGCCCGCGCAGCAGGACGCGGCCGGCAACGCGCTCAGGCGCGGCCTCGAGGAGCTGGACAAGCGCCAGGGCTGGCGCGGCGCCATCCAGATGGAGCCGGACAAGGTGCAGTCCTTCGGCAGGGATTCGTCCTTCACTCCGCAGGATCTCGCCGGCGGCGCCTGGGCGCGCGCGCTGGTGACGGCGGTGGAGCCGGGCAGGGCCTTGGTGGCGCTCGGCCAAGGCTACAGCGGCGTCATCCCGGTGGCGAACATGTCCTGGGCGCGCAAGCCCAACCCCAAGGTCGCCGCGGCCAACGCGCCGTCCATAAAGGATGCGCGGCAGGTGCTTGCGCCAGGCGACCTCATCTGGGTCTCGGCGGCGTCCATGCCCGCGCCGGAGGTGGCGGCCGCACCGGCCGCCAAGGGCAGACAGGCGCCAAAGGCCAACGCGAAAAATCTCGTCCCCTATGACCCGGCGCGCGTCAGCAAGGCAAGCCCCATCGTCCTGCGCCTCCAGCAGGAGCCCCTCGTGCAGGGGGCGCTCGCCTCGCTGGAGCCGGAAAGCGGCGACGTGGTGGCGCTCATCGGCGGCTACAGCTTCGGGGACAGCCATTTTAACCGCGCCACACAGGCGCGCCGCCAGCCGGGCTCGAGCTTCAAGCCCGTGGTCTATTCCACGGCGCTGGATTTCGGCTTCACGCCGTCCTCCATCGTGCTCGACGCGCCCTTCGTGTATGTGAACCCCTACACCAACGAGGTGTGGCGCCCCTCCAACTACGAGCACAATTACAAGGGCGAGCTGCCGCTCTGGCAGGCGCTGGCCCTTTCGCGCAATACCTGCACCGTGCGCGTGGCGCAGCAAGTGGGCATCGCCAATGTCATCCAGCGCGCCAAGGCCATGGGCCTCGAGCCGCATTTTCCGCGGGAGCTTTCCGTCAGCCTCGGCGCCGTGGCCGTCTCGCCGCTCAACCTGACGCAGGCCTATGCGGCCTTTGCCAACCAGGGCAAGGGCGTGCGCCCGCGCATCATCACCTCCATCACGGACGCCAAGGGCCGAGAGCTCTACCGGCAGGACCCGGAACACTGGCAGGCGCTCTCCCCGCAGAACGCCTACATGATGGCGACCCTGCTCAAGAACGTGGTCAATGCGGGCACGGGCTCGCGCGCGAAGATCGACGGCCGCTTCATCGCCGGCAAGACCGGCACCACCAACGAGGAGCACGACGCCTGGTTCGTGGGCTTCACGCCCTACCTCGTCACGGGCGTCTATGTGGGCTATGACCAGTTGCAGCCCCTGGGGCGCCTCGAGCAGGGCGGCAGGACGGCAGCGCCCATCTTCCGCTATTACCGCACCGTGGCGGAGGAGTTCTACGAGCCTAAGGACTTCACCATGCCCGAGGGCATCGTCATGTCCGGCAACATGGCCTATCGCGCGGACCAGCCCATGGAGGGCGTTTCGGCCACGGACGGCCTCGAGACCGACCCGGGCGAGGACACCTCCGAGGGCGGCGAAGACCTCATGCGCCAGATGTTCTAG